The proteins below come from a single Sphingomicrobium sediminis genomic window:
- a CDS encoding dihydrofolate reductase: MASLPPINMIVARAKNGVIGKDGDLPWRLPADLKRFKELTMDGAMIMGRKTFESLPKVLPGRRHIVLTRNEKWKRKGAEVAHDFAEAFQLAKEDPVWIIGGAEVFEIFLPYVSRIELTDVLAEPEGDTFMRDPCEMRDFAVTEAKNYPAEDDHPAYRFVTLERVT, from the coding sequence ATGGCCAGTCTACCCCCCATCAACATGATCGTGGCACGCGCCAAGAATGGCGTCATCGGCAAGGATGGCGACCTGCCCTGGCGCCTGCCCGCCGACCTCAAACGCTTCAAGGAGCTGACCATGGACGGCGCCATGATCATGGGGCGAAAGACGTTCGAAAGCCTGCCCAAGGTTCTGCCCGGACGCCGCCATATCGTGCTCACGCGCAACGAGAAGTGGAAGCGAAAGGGCGCCGAAGTCGCACATGATTTCGCCGAGGCGTTCCAGCTCGCCAAGGAGGATCCGGTCTGGATCATCGGCGGCGCCGAAGTCTTCGAGATTTTCCTGCCCTACGTCTCGCGGATCGAGCTTACCGACGTGCTCGCCGAACCCGAGGGCGACACCTTCATGCGCGATCCGTGCGAGATGCGCGATTTTGCGGTGACCGAGGCAAAGAATTATCCGGCGGAGGATGACCACCCCGCCTATCGCTTCGTGACGCTGGAGCGCGTTACCTAA
- a CDS encoding SRPBCC family protein codes for MRFLTMIAAAGIALAASVTPAKADVVSVGTNSFHIRHTVPLVVPAERAYTLLTEPRRWWNGEHSYSLNADNFSLDLRPGGCFCERWDGNFVEHMRVVAVTPGESIILEGGLGPLRAAGASGVLVWSLENTGTGSQLVMDFKVTGFVANDAEQWSAAVDYVIGEQAMRFRERAAQLPRR; via the coding sequence ATGCGTTTCCTGACCATGATTGCCGCTGCGGGTATTGCGCTCGCTGCTAGCGTGACCCCCGCAAAGGCTGACGTTGTCAGCGTCGGGACCAACTCCTTCCATATTCGCCACACCGTCCCGCTGGTCGTCCCGGCGGAGCGTGCCTACACGCTCCTGACCGAGCCACGGCGCTGGTGGAATGGCGAGCATAGCTATTCCCTCAACGCAGACAATTTCTCGCTCGACCTGCGTCCGGGCGGCTGCTTCTGCGAGCGCTGGGACGGCAATTTCGTCGAGCATATGCGCGTCGTCGCGGTGACGCCGGGCGAATCCATCATTCTCGAGGGCGGGCTAGGGCCGCTACGCGCAGCCGGCGCATCTGGTGTGCTTGTCTGGTCGCTCGAAAATACCGGCACCGGGTCGCAGCTGGTGATGGACTTCAAGGTCACCGGCTTCGTCGCCAATGACGCCGAGCAATGGTCGGCCGCGGTCGATTATGTGATCGGGGAACAGGCGATGCGCTTTCGCGAGCGCGCCGCTCAATTGCCGCGCCGTTAG
- a CDS encoding adenylate kinase — protein sequence MDIILLGPPGAGKGTQAHRLEDTRGMKQLSTGDMLRGAIAAGTEVGKQAKAVMDRGELVSDAIVSALIGEHLEEADKGAIFDGYPRTQHQAEALEMLLADRGRKLSHVIELKVDEDALVERICGRFSCANCGALYHETAKPPKVERTCDVCGSHDFKKRPDDNEETVRKRMAEYRAKTAPILPFYEEQGLVREVNGMGTVEEVAAAIDAILDS from the coding sequence ATGGATATCATTCTTCTCGGACCGCCAGGGGCCGGCAAGGGCACGCAGGCGCATCGTCTCGAAGACACGCGCGGCATGAAGCAGCTGTCGACCGGTGACATGCTCCGCGGCGCGATCGCGGCAGGCACCGAAGTCGGAAAGCAGGCCAAGGCCGTGATGGACCGTGGCGAGCTGGTCAGCGATGCCATCGTCTCGGCATTGATCGGCGAGCATCTGGAAGAAGCCGACAAGGGCGCCATCTTCGACGGTTATCCGCGCACCCAGCACCAGGCCGAAGCGCTGGAAATGCTGCTGGCCGATCGTGGTCGCAAGCTCTCCCACGTCATCGAACTCAAGGTCGACGAGGATGCGCTGGTCGAGCGCATCTGCGGCCGCTTCAGCTGCGCCAATTGCGGCGCGCTCTACCATGAGACGGCCAAGCCGCCGAAGGTCGAGCGCACCTGCGACGTATGCGGTAGCCACGACTTCAAGAAGCGCCCCGACGATAATGAGGAAACGGTGCGCAAGCGGATGGCCGAATATCGCGCCAAGACCGCGCCGATTCTTCCCTTCTACGAAGAGCAGGGGCTGGTCCGCGAAGTGAACGGCATGGGCACGGTCGAAGAAGTCGCCGCGGCCATCGACGCCATTCTCGACAGCTAG
- the secY gene encoding preprotein translocase subunit SecY: MATSADNIAAGISFSSFQKATELKQRLWFTLGVLVLFRFLSFVPIPGIDPRALSALFDTQRGGVLDFFNAFSGGSLERMSIIALGIMPYITASIVVQLGAALHEPWKQLKKEGEVGRKKLNQYTRYLTVALTTVQGYVIATGLESLGANQGIQAVVDPGMLFRVAATISLVGGTLFLMWLGEQITSRGVGNGISLIIMAGIVAVMPTTLAQLFEQGRQGTIDPILVVTIMVMLVVLTLFICFVERAQRRVLVQYPKRATARGMMQQERSHLPIKVNTAGVIPAIFASSILLMPLTVLQFAGGNVADPSASSSDVLITVSTYLQRGAPLYLLLYGLGIAFFAFFYTSVQFNSEETAENLKRAGGFVPGIRPGKATEQYFDYLLNRITTVGAAYLVLICLIPEFVFTTLPVASILLGGTSLLIVVNVTMDFVSQVQSHLIAHQYGDLIKKAKLKGGGRRR; the protein is encoded by the coding sequence ATGGCGACGTCCGCCGATAACATCGCAGCCGGCATCAGCTTCTCTAGCTTCCAGAAGGCAACCGAACTCAAGCAGCGCTTGTGGTTCACGCTGGGCGTTCTCGTCCTCTTCCGTTTCCTCTCCTTCGTGCCGATCCCCGGCATCGATCCGCGCGCCTTGTCGGCGCTGTTCGACACGCAGCGCGGCGGCGTCCTCGATTTCTTCAACGCATTTTCGGGCGGCAGCCTGGAGCGCATGAGCATCATCGCGCTCGGCATCATGCCTTACATCACCGCCTCGATTGTCGTTCAGCTTGGTGCTGCGCTCCACGAACCGTGGAAGCAGCTCAAGAAGGAAGGCGAAGTCGGGCGCAAGAAACTCAACCAGTATACGCGCTACCTGACCGTCGCGCTGACCACCGTGCAGGGCTATGTCATTGCCACCGGTCTCGAAAGCCTCGGTGCCAACCAGGGCATCCAGGCAGTCGTCGATCCGGGCATGCTGTTCCGCGTCGCGGCCACCATCAGCCTCGTCGGCGGTACGCTCTTCCTCATGTGGCTGGGCGAACAGATCACGTCGCGCGGTGTCGGTAACGGCATTTCGCTGATCATCATGGCCGGCATCGTCGCGGTCATGCCGACCACGCTGGCGCAGCTGTTCGAACAGGGCCGCCAGGGCACGATCGATCCGATCCTGGTCGTGACCATCATGGTCATGCTGGTCGTCCTCACCCTCTTCATCTGCTTCGTCGAGCGCGCCCAGCGCCGCGTGCTGGTGCAGTATCCCAAGCGCGCCACCGCGCGCGGAATGATGCAGCAAGAGCGCAGTCACCTGCCGATCAAGGTGAATACGGCCGGCGTCATTCCCGCCATCTTCGCCTCGTCGATCCTGCTGATGCCGCTGACGGTGCTGCAGTTTGCCGGCGGCAACGTGGCCGATCCGAGCGCCTCGTCGAGCGACGTGCTCATCACCGTCTCGACCTACCTGCAGCGCGGCGCGCCGCTCTACCTGCTGCTCTACGGTCTCGGCATCGCCTTCTTTGCCTTCTTCTACACCTCGGTGCAGTTCAACTCCGAAGAAACGGCTGAAAACCTCAAGCGCGCTGGCGGCTTCGTGCCGGGCATTCGTCCGGGCAAGGCGACCGAGCAATATTTCGATTACTTGCTCAATCGCATCACCACCGTTGGCGCGGCCTACCTGGTGCTGATCTGCCTCATTCCGGAATTCGTCTTCACGACGTTGCCGGTGGCCAGCATCCTGCTCGGCGGCACCAGCCTGCTCATCGTCGTCAACGTGACGATGGACTTCGTGAGCCAGGTGCAGAGCCATCTGATCGCCCACCAATATGGCGATTTGATCAAGAAGGCGAAGCTCAAGGGTGGCGGTCGCCGCCGCTAG
- the rplO gene encoding 50S ribosomal protein L15, with protein sequence MKINELKDNDGARKGRMRVGRGIGSGKGKTGGRGQKGQKSRSGVSLNGFEGGQMPLHMRLPKRGFNNPFGKDYAIVNVGMVQKAIDEKKLDGKKTIDQEALNAAGLTRGGKDGVRLLGKGELKAKAKFVVAGASKGAIEAVEKAGGSIEMIAPKKADDKADA encoded by the coding sequence ATGAAAATCAACGAACTCAAAGACAATGACGGTGCCCGCAAGGGCCGCATGCGCGTCGGCCGTGGTATCGGCTCGGGCAAGGGCAAGACCGGCGGTCGTGGCCAGAAGGGGCAGAAGAGCCGCTCGGGTGTGAGTCTCAATGGCTTCGAGGGCGGCCAGATGCCGCTCCACATGCGCCTGCCGAAGCGCGGGTTCAACAACCCGTTCGGCAAGGACTATGCCATCGTCAATGTCGGCATGGTGCAGAAGGCCATCGACGAGAAGAAGCTCGACGGCAAGAAGACCATCGACCAGGAAGCGCTCAACGCGGCGGGCCTGACCCGCGGCGGCAAGGACGGCGTGCGCCTGCTCGGCAAGGGCGAACTGAAGGCCAAGGCCAAGTTCGTCGTCGCTGGTGCCTCCAAGGGCGCCATCGAAGCGGTCGAAAAGGCCGGTGGCTCGATCGAAATGATCGCGCCGAAGAAGGCCGACGACAAGGCCGACGCCTAA
- the rpmD gene encoding 50S ribosomal protein L30, translating to MAKNDTKKIKITQTGSPIRRDKSQRATLVGLGLNKMHRTVEVAATPEVLGQVKKVQHLVTVEDA from the coding sequence ATGGCGAAGAACGACACCAAGAAGATCAAGATCACCCAGACGGGTTCGCCAATCCGCCGCGACAAGAGCCAGCGTGCCACGCTCGTCGGCCTCGGCCTCAACAAGATGCATCGCACTGTTGAAGTCGCAGCGACCCCGGAAGTCCTCGGCCAGGTGAAGAAGGTCCAGCACCTCGTCACCGTCGAAGACGCGTAA
- the rpsE gene encoding 30S ribosomal protein S5, with the protein MADEKKTEEKVEETKAPEAAAETPATEDTAHGEQAPGVAETPEVAAAQAEANLKNAGEKAEAQARKGGRSNQRGGGRDNRGGGRGRGRGRDNRQDDGEELIEKLVHINRVSKTVKGGKRFGFAALVVVGDGKGKAGFGSGKAREVPEAINKATAAAKKAMVRVPLKEGRTLHHDGKGHFGAGKVVVRTAPPGTGIIAGGPMRAVFEALGVADVVTKSNGTANPFNMIRATFEALKDQTSPRSVAQRRGKKVADLLGRGGMDKAEAEATADAVTE; encoded by the coding sequence ATGGCTGACGAAAAGAAAACCGAAGAAAAGGTCGAAGAGACCAAGGCTCCGGAAGCGGCGGCCGAAACTCCGGCGACCGAAGACACGGCGCATGGCGAGCAGGCTCCCGGCGTTGCGGAAACCCCCGAGGTTGCTGCCGCGCAGGCCGAAGCCAATCTCAAGAATGCCGGCGAAAAGGCCGAAGCGCAGGCCCGCAAGGGTGGTCGCTCGAACCAGCGTGGCGGTGGCCGCGACAATCGTGGTGGCGGCCGTGGCCGTGGCCGTGGTCGCGACAATCGTCAGGACGATGGCGAAGAGCTGATCGAAAAGCTGGTCCACATCAACCGCGTCTCGAAGACGGTTAAGGGTGGTAAGCGTTTCGGTTTCGCCGCGCTCGTCGTCGTTGGCGACGGCAAGGGCAAGGCCGGCTTCGGTTCGGGCAAGGCCCGCGAAGTGCCGGAAGCGATCAACAAGGCGACTGCCGCTGCCAAGAAGGCAATGGTCCGCGTCCCGCTCAAGGAAGGCCGCACGCTGCACCATGACGGCAAGGGTCACTTCGGTGCCGGCAAGGTCGTGGTTCGCACCGCGCCTCCAGGTACCGGCATCATCGCCGGTGGTCCGATGCGCGCCGTTTTCGAAGCATTGGGTGTTGCCGACGTCGTGACCAAGTCGAATGGCACGGCCAACCCGTTCAACATGATCCGTGCGACCTTCGAGGCGCTCAAGGATCAGACCAGCCCCCGCTCGGTCGCGCAGCGTCGCGGCAAGAAGGTTGCGGACCTGCTGGGTCGTGGCGGCATGGACAAGGCTGAAGCCGAAGCCACTGCCGACGCAGTGACGGAGTAA
- the rplR gene encoding 50S ribosomal protein L18 → MAKLSLFDRRRRRVRTALKARSAGKPRLSVHRSGKHIYAQVIDDAAGKTIAAASTLDKDVKVKSGANVDAAATVGKTVAAKAKKAGVDKVVFDRGGFLFHGRVKALADAAREEGLEF, encoded by the coding sequence ATGGCTAAACTGTCCCTCTTCGATCGCCGCCGTCGTCGTGTCCGCACGGCGCTCAAGGCGCGCTCCGCCGGTAAGCCGCGTCTGTCGGTTCACCGTTCGGGCAAGCACATCTACGCCCAGGTCATCGACGATGCCGCTGGCAAGACGATCGCTGCCGCCTCGACCCTCGACAAGGACGTCAAGGTCAAGTCGGGCGCCAACGTCGATGCCGCTGCAACCGTCGGCAAGACCGTTGCCGCCAAGGCCAAGAAGGCCGGCGTCGACAAGGTCGTCTTCGACCGTGGCGGATTCCTGTTCCATGGCCGCGTGAAGGCGCTGGCCGATGCCGCCCGTGAAGAAGGGCTGGAGTTCTAA
- the rplF gene encoding 50S ribosomal protein L6: MSRIGKKPVALPDGVTAKTEGRTLSIKGPKGELAMEMMDDLIKFDVEDGQIAVTPHNMSQRSRQVWGMQRTLVQNLVDGVTEGFSKTLEINGVGYRAQAQGKKLKLQLGFSHDVDLDVPEGVEVKTPDATTVEVSGIDKQLVGHFAAEIRKWRKPEPYKGKGIKYRGEYIFRKEGKKK, encoded by the coding sequence ATGAGCCGTATCGGTAAAAAACCGGTCGCGCTGCCCGATGGGGTGACTGCCAAGACCGAGGGCCGCACGCTCTCGATCAAGGGCCCCAAGGGTGAGCTGGCCATGGAAATGATGGACGACCTCATCAAGTTCGATGTCGAGGACGGCCAGATTGCCGTGACGCCGCACAACATGTCGCAGCGTTCGCGTCAGGTCTGGGGCATGCAGCGTACGCTGGTGCAGAACCTCGTCGACGGCGTCACCGAAGGCTTCTCGAAGACTCTCGAGATCAACGGTGTCGGTTATCGTGCGCAGGCCCAGGGCAAGAAGCTCAAGCTTCAGCTCGGCTTCAGCCACGATGTCGATCTCGACGTGCCGGAAGGTGTCGAGGTGAAGACCCCGGACGCCACCACGGTGGAAGTCTCGGGCATCGACAAGCAGCTCGTCGGTCACTTTGCTGCGGAAATCCGCAAGTGGCGCAAGCCGGAGCCCTACAAGGGCAAGGGCATCAAGTATCGCGGGGAATATATTTTCCGCAAGGAAGGCAAGAAGAAGTAA
- the rpsH gene encoding 30S ribosomal protein S8 produces the protein MAMTDPLGDMLTRIRNGQQARKDSILSPASKLRARVLDVLQREGYIRGYSEEELAGKAGLRIELKYFEGQPAIQHLARVSKPGRRVYSGSQELPRIRNGLGITIVSTPRGVLSDAEARESNVGGEVLAEVF, from the coding sequence ATGGCAATGACCGATCCCCTGGGTGATATGCTCACCCGTATTCGCAACGGCCAGCAGGCGCGCAAGGATTCGATCCTGTCGCCCGCTTCCAAGCTTCGTGCCCGCGTCCTCGACGTGCTGCAGCGCGAAGGCTACATCCGCGGCTATTCGGAAGAAGAGCTTGCGGGTAAGGCAGGCCTGCGCATCGAACTGAAATATTTCGAAGGCCAGCCGGCGATCCAGCATCTGGCCCGCGTGTCCAAGCCGGGCCGCCGCGTCTACTCGGGTAGCCAGGAGCTGCCGCGTATCCGCAACGGCCTTGGCATCACCATCGTGTCGACCCCGCGCGGTGTCCTGTCGGACGCCGAAGCGCGCGAAAGCAATGTCGGCGGCGAAGTGCTGGCGGAGGTGTTCTAA
- the rpsN gene encoding 30S ribosomal protein S14, with translation MAKLSSVNKNEKRKKLAKQYASKYAKLKAQANDKSLDDTERLIARLKMAELPRNANPTRIRNRCELTGRSRGYYRKFRLSRIMLRELANKGLIPGVTKSSW, from the coding sequence ATGGCGAAACTGAGTTCCGTGAACAAGAACGAGAAGCGCAAGAAGCTCGCGAAGCAATATGCTTCGAAATATGCGAAGCTGAAGGCGCAAGCGAACGACAAGTCGCTCGACGATACCGAGCGTCTCATCGCCCGCCTGAAGATGGCCGAACTGCCGCGCAACGCGAATCCGACCCGGATCCGCAACCGTTGCGAGCTGACCGGTCGCTCGCGCGGCTATTATCGCAAATTCCGTCTCTCGCGCATCATGCTCCGTGAACTGGCCAACAAGGGCCTGATTCCCGGCGTGACCAAGTCGAGCTGGTAA
- the rplE gene encoding 50S ribosomal protein L5: MAKDYTPRLKADYEDRIVKAMTEKFGYKNKHEVPAIEKVVINMGVGEATQDKKKVQSAAEEMELIAGQKPVITKAKKSIAQFKLREGMPIGAKVTLRRDRMFEFLDRLVTIALPRVRDFRGLNPKSFDGRGNYAMGIKEQIVFPEISYDNVDKVRGMDIIVTTTAKTDEEARELLRLFNFPFPAENKEPEAA; encoded by the coding sequence ATGGCTAAGGATTACACCCCGCGCCTCAAGGCCGATTACGAAGACCGTATCGTCAAGGCGATGACGGAAAAGTTCGGCTACAAGAACAAGCATGAGGTCCCGGCCATCGAGAAGGTCGTGATCAACATGGGCGTCGGCGAAGCGACCCAGGACAAGAAGAAGGTCCAGAGCGCCGCCGAGGAAATGGAACTGATTGCCGGTCAGAAGCCGGTCATCACCAAGGCGAAGAAGTCGATCGCGCAGTTTAAGCTGCGTGAAGGCATGCCGATCGGTGCGAAGGTGACCCTTCGTCGCGACCGCATGTTCGAATTCCTCGACCGCCTCGTGACCATCGCGCTGCCGCGCGTTCGCGACTTTCGTGGCCTGAACCCGAAGTCGTTCGACGGCCGTGGCAACTATGCGATGGGCATCAAGGAACAGATCGTCTTCCCGGAAATCTCGTACGACAATGTCGACAAGGTCCGGGGCATGGACATCATCGTCACCACCACTGCGAAGACGGACGAAGAAGCGCGCGAACTGCTGCGTCTCTTCAACTTCCCGTTCCCCGCGGAAAACAAGGAGCCGGAGGCTGCGTAA
- the rplX gene encoding 50S ribosomal protein L24 — MAAAKIKKGDTVVVLSGKDKGKTGEVTQVLPKEGKLIVDGVNIITRHKKPTQVDPNGGLEKREAPLFASKVALVDPKDGKATRVRFETVDGKKVRVATRSGEKIDG; from the coding sequence ATGGCCGCCGCGAAAATCAAGAAGGGCGACACCGTCGTCGTCCTGTCGGGCAAGGACAAGGGCAAGACCGGTGAAGTCACCCAGGTCCTGCCGAAAGAAGGCAAGCTGATCGTCGACGGCGTGAACATCATCACGCGTCACAAGAAGCCGACGCAGGTCGACCCCAATGGTGGCCTCGAGAAGCGCGAAGCTCCGCTTTTCGCCTCGAAGGTTGCTTTGGTCGATCCCAAGGATGGCAAGGCCACCCGCGTCCGTTTCGAGACCGTCGACGGCAAGAAGGTTCGCGTTGCCACGCGTTCCGGGGAGAAGATTGATGGCTAA
- the rplN gene encoding 50S ribosomal protein L14, which produces MIQMQSNLDVADNSGAKRVQCIKVLGGSKRRFATVGDTIVVSVKEAAPRGKVKKGDVHRAVIVRTAKDIRRPDGSVIRFDGNAAVLVNKNEEPIGTRIFGPVVRELRAKKHMKIISLAPEVL; this is translated from the coding sequence ATGATCCAGATGCAATCCAACCTCGACGTGGCGGACAATAGCGGTGCCAAGCGCGTCCAGTGCATCAAGGTGCTGGGCGGCTCGAAGCGCCGTTTCGCCACCGTCGGCGACACGATCGTCGTGTCGGTGAAGGAAGCCGCACCGCGCGGCAAGGTGAAGAAGGGTGACGTGCATCGCGCCGTCATCGTTCGCACCGCCAAGGACATTCGCCGCCCCGACGGGTCGGTGATCCGTTTCGACGGCAACGCTGCGGTGCTCGTCAACAAGAATGAAGAGCCTATCGGCACTCGTATCTTCGGCCCGGTCGTGCGTGAACTGCGCGCCAAGAAGCACATGAAGATCATCAGCCTGGCTCCGGAGGTGCTCTAA
- the rpsQ gene encoding 30S ribosomal protein S17, whose translation MPKRILQGTVVSDKGDKTVVVLVERRVKHPLYGKIIKLSKKYHAHDEKNEIRQGETVRIEECTPISKTKSWKVLDRVAKADPADVPTEA comes from the coding sequence ATGCCGAAACGTATCCTTCAGGGAACGGTCGTCTCCGACAAGGGAGACAAGACGGTCGTTGTTCTCGTCGAGCGCCGGGTCAAGCACCCGCTCTACGGCAAGATCATCAAGCTGTCGAAAAAGTATCACGCCCATGACGAGAAGAACGAAATCCGTCAGGGCGAGACGGTGCGCATCGAAGAATGCACGCCGATTTCGAAAACCAAGAGCTGGAAAGTGCTCGATCGCGTGGCCAAGGCGGATCCCGCCGATGTGCCCACCGAAGCGTAA
- the rpmC gene encoding 50S ribosomal protein L29 produces the protein MAKIDDLKAKTDDQLADELSSLKKEQYNLRFQAATGQLEKPARVREVRRSIAQIKTLQNQRAAEAAKAE, from the coding sequence ATGGCCAAGATCGACGATCTCAAAGCCAAGACCGACGACCAGCTCGCCGACGAGCTGTCGAGCCTGAAGAAGGAGCAGTACAACCTGCGCTTCCAGGCGGCCACCGGTCAGCTGGAAAAGCCCGCGCGTGTCCGCGAAGTCCGTCGCAGCATCGCGCAGATCAAGACCCTTCAGAACCAGCGCGCCGCCGAAGCGGCGAAAGCTGAATAG
- the rplP gene encoding 50S ribosomal protein L16 — protein MLQPKRTKFRKAFKGRIHGNAKGGTELNFGAYGLKALEPERITARQIEAARRAITRHMRRQGRLWIRIFPDVPVSKKPAEVRMGKGKGSPEFWVARVKPGRILFELDGVSGPLAKAAFERAAEKLPIKTKVVARLGESLIEEKK, from the coding sequence ATGCTGCAACCCAAGCGCACTAAATTCCGTAAGGCCTTCAAAGGCCGCATCCACGGCAACGCCAAGGGCGGCACCGAACTGAACTTCGGCGCCTACGGTCTCAAGGCTCTCGAGCCGGAGCGCATCACTGCGCGCCAGATCGAAGCTGCCCGTCGTGCGATCACCCGCCACATGCGCCGTCAGGGTCGCCTGTGGATCCGTATCTTCCCGGACGTGCCCGTTTCGAAGAAGCCGGCCGAAGTCCGCATGGGTAAGGGTAAGGGCTCGCCCGAATTCTGGGTCGCCCGCGTTAAGCCCGGTCGGATCCTGTTCGAACTGGACGGTGTTTCGGGTCCGCTTGCCAAGGCCGCTTTCGAGCGCGCTGCGGAAAAGCTGCCGATCAAGACCAAGGTCGTGGCCCGCCTCGGCGAGAGCCTGATCGAGGAGAAGAAGTAA
- the rpsC gene encoding 30S ribosomal protein S3 → MGHKSSPIGLRLQINRTWDSRWFAEGQDYGQQLLEDLKIRRFIMKELPQAAISKVVIERPAKLCRISVYAARPGVIIGKKGADIEKLKKQLSKMTDSEVSLNIVEIRKPEIDARLVAQGVADQLERRVAFRRAMKRAVQSALRLGAEGIRITCAGRLGGAEIARTEWYREGRVPLHTLRGNVDYAEAEAHTAYGVCGIKVWVFKGEILGHDPLAQEKLMMEAQTSGVRPARDRR, encoded by the coding sequence ATGGGTCACAAAAGCTCCCCGATCGGCCTGCGTCTGCAGATCAACCGCACCTGGGACTCGCGCTGGTTCGCCGAGGGCCAGGACTATGGTCAGCAGCTGCTCGAGGATCTCAAGATCCGTCGGTTCATCATGAAGGAACTGCCGCAGGCGGCGATCTCGAAGGTCGTGATCGAACGTCCGGCCAAGCTGTGCCGCATCTCGGTCTACGCTGCCCGTCCCGGTGTCATCATCGGCAAGAAGGGTGCGGACATCGAGAAGCTGAAGAAGCAGCTTTCGAAGATGACCGACAGCGAAGTCAGCCTCAACATCGTCGAAATCCGTAAGCCGGAAATCGATGCGCGCCTGGTGGCGCAGGGTGTGGCCGACCAGCTCGAGCGTCGCGTCGCTTTCCGTCGTGCCATGAAGCGTGCCGTCCAGTCGGCGCTGCGTCTCGGCGCGGAAGGTATTCGTATCACCTGTGCCGGCCGTCTCGGCGGTGCGGAAATCGCGCGTACCGAATGGTATCGCGAAGGCCGCGTCCCGCTGCACACGCTGCGCGGTAACGTCGACTATGCCGAAGCCGAAGCGCACACCGCTTATGGCGTCTGCGGCATCAAGGTCTGGGTCTTCAAGGGCGAGATTCTCGGCCACGACCCGCTGGCGCAGGAAAAGCTGATGATGGAAGCGCAGACTTCGGGCGTCCGCCCGGCGCGCGACCGTCGCTAG
- the rplV gene encoding 50S ribosomal protein L22, with protein sequence MSKAKSPRKVADNEAIAVGTMIRGSSRKLNLVAGLIRGRKVEDALNILKFSPKAMAEDAYKVLASAVANAENNHNLDVDALIVAEASVGKSLTMKRFATRARGRSTRIEKPFSRLRVVVREQEEA encoded by the coding sequence ATGTCGAAGGCGAAATCCCCCCGCAAGGTTGCCGATAACGAGGCGATTGCCGTCGGCACCATGATCCGTGGTTCGAGCCGCAAGCTCAACCTCGTGGCCGGGCTCATCCGCGGCCGCAAGGTCGAGGACGCGCTCAACATCCTCAAATTCTCGCCCAAGGCGATGGCCGAGGATGCCTACAAGGTGCTCGCGAGCGCCGTGGCCAATGCGGAAAACAACCACAACCTCGATGTCGACGCACTGATCGTGGCCGAAGCCTCGGTCGGCAAGTCGCTCACCATGAAGCGTTTCGCGACCCGCGCGCGCGGCCGTTCGACCCGGATCGAAAAGCCGTTCAGCCGCCTGCGTGTCGTCGTTCGCGAGCAGGAAGAAGCCTAA
- the rpsS gene encoding 30S ribosomal protein S19: MARSVWKGPFVELSLLKKAEAAQEQSNAKPIKTWSRRSTILPQFVGLTFNVYNGKKFVPVAVSEEMVGMKLGEFAPTRFFPGHAADKKGKR; encoded by the coding sequence ATGGCTCGTTCCGTTTGGAAAGGTCCCTTTGTCGAACTGTCGCTCCTGAAGAAGGCGGAAGCCGCGCAGGAGCAGTCGAACGCCAAGCCGATCAAGACCTGGTCGCGTCGTTCGACGATCCTGCCGCAGTTCGTGGGGCTCACGTTCAATGTCTACAACGGCAAGAAATTCGTGCCGGTCGCCGTCTCGGAAGAGATGGTCGGCATGAAGCTTGGTGAATTTGCGCCGACGCGCTTCTTCCCGGGCCACGCCGCCGACAAGAAGGGTAAGCGCTAA